From Anomalospiza imberbis isolate Cuckoo-Finch-1a 21T00152 chromosome 22, ASM3175350v1, whole genome shotgun sequence, a single genomic window includes:
- the B4GALNT1 gene encoding beta-1,4 N-acetylgalactosaminyltransferase 1: MRGAQRALCLLLVASASLAALYLHLWAPKGPPSVDLRRPPPERLPPPLPPPARAYPHVPFRLKEEVMELLPRNGCSCEAEAEAGLALPLRRRLFGPGPAGLDFASAFAPGERPRQLRLREREYRNYRNRVQTPADRLLIVPANSPLEYPAQGVEVRPLQTVLVPGLSLQAPARSRYQVNLTASLGTLAVAAEVEGVALRGEGQPHLSLAAAHLDHLNRQLQFVTYTNTQFHPDTADIVQFSTDGHSAAFAIRIRHPPTPRLYGPGTASDGDGDGDSDSDSGGDGGYNISALVTVATKTFLRYDKLRGLIASIRRFYPSVTIVVADDSQRPEPLSGPHLEHYLMPFGKGWFAGRNLAVSQVTTKYVLWVDDDFIFTPRTRLEKLVDVLERTSLDLVGGAVREITGYTTTYRQRLSVRGGGAGGDCLRTRPGFHHRLAGFPACVVTDGVVNFFLARTDKVRQVGFDPRLRRVAHLEFFIDGLGVLHVGSCEDVVVDHASKLALPWRRSEGERQYNRYRYPAARDDSLRLKQRLFFFKNRFKCMAGD; encoded by the exons ATGCGGGGGGCGCAGCGGGcgctgtgcctgctgctggtGGCCTCGGCCTCGCTGGCCGCGCTCTACCTGCACCTGTGGGCACCCAAGGGCCCCCCCAGCGTGGACCTGCGCCGCCCCCCACCCGAGCGGCTGCCACCCCCTctgccgccccccgcccgcgcCTACCCCCACGTGCCCTTCCGCCTCAAGGAGGAGGTCATGGA gctgctgcccaggaacGGCTGCTCGTGCGAGGCGGAGGCGGAGGCGGGGCTGGCGCTGCCGCTCCGGCGGCGGCTCTtcgggcccggcccggcggggctggACTTCGCCAGCGCCTTCGCCCCCGGGGAGCGGCCGCGGCAGCTGCGGCTGCGGGAGCGCGAGTACCGCAATTACCGGAACCG GGTGCAGACCCCCGCCGACCGCCTGCTCATCGTCCCGGCCAACTCCCCTCTGGAGTACCCGGCGCAGGGGGTGGAGGTGCGGCCGCTGCAGACCGTGCTGGTGCCCG ggctcagcctgcAGGCGCCGGCCAGGAGCAGGTACCAG GTGAACCTGACGGCCTCGCTGGGAACGCTGGCGGTGGCGGCCGAGGTGGAGGGCGTGGCGCTGCGGGGCGAGGGGCAGCCGCACCTGTCCTTGGCCGCCGCGCACCTGGACCACCTGAACCGGCAGCTGCAGTTCGTCACCTACACCAACACCCAGTTCCACCCCGACACCGCCGACATCG TGCAGTTCTCCACCGACGGCCACTCCGCCGCCTTCGCCATCCGCATCCGGCACCCGCCCACGCCCCGCCTGTACGGCCCGGGGACCGCCAGCGACGGcgacggggacggggacagcgACAGCGACAGCGGCGGGGACGGGG GGTACAACATCTCGGCGCTGGTGACAGTGGCCACCAAGACGTTCCTGCGCTATGACAAGCTGCGGGGGCTCATCGCCAGCATCCGCCGCTTCTACCCCTCTGTCACCATCGTGGTGGCCGACGACAGCCAGCGCCCCGAGCCCCTGTCCGGGCCCCACCTGGAGCACTACCTCATGCCCTTCGGCAAG GGCTGGTTCGCCGGGAGGAACCTGGCGGTGTCGCAGGTGACCACCAAGTACGTGCTGTGGGTGGACGATGACTTCATCTTCACGCCCCGCACGCGGCTGGAGAAGCTGGTGGATGTGCTGGAGAGAACCAGCCTGGACCTG GTGGGCGGCGCGGTGCGGGAGATCACCGGCTACACCACCACGTACCGGCAGCGGCTGAGCgtgcgcggcggcggcgcggggggcgACTGCCTGCGGACCCGGCCCGGCTTCCACCACCGCCTCGCCGGCTTCCCCGCCTGCGTCGTCACCGACGGCGTCGTCAACTTCTTCCTGGCCCGCACCGACAAGGTGCGCCAGGTGGGCTTCGACCCCCGCCTGCGCCGCGTGGCTCACCTCG aGTTCTTCATCGatgggctgggggtgctgcaCGTGGGCTCGTGCGAGGACGTGGTTGTGGACCACGCGTCCAAGCTGGCGCTGCCGTGGCGGCGCTCGGAGGGCGAGCGCCAGTACAACCGGTACCGGTACCCGGCGGCGCGCGACGACAGCCTGCGCCTCAAGCAGCGCCTCTTCTTCTTCAAGAACCGCTTCAAGTGCATGGCCGGCGACTAG
- the LOC137487113 gene encoding uncharacterized protein — protein sequence ISPQTPPEFPAQTPLEFPGLSHFTPKPRRNSRSYPVSPQTPPEFPGLSHFSPNRAGIPGFIPFLPKPRRNSCVYPISPQTPLEFPGLSRFTPNPAGIPVFIPFLPQPRWNSRVYPISPQTLPEFPGLSRFTPNPAGIPGFIPFLPKPCRNSRVYLISPQTLPEFPGLSRFTPNPAGIPEFIPFLPKPRRNSRVYPLSPKPGSSSSFPSSPSSSSSSSFPSSPSSSSSPSSSSSPSFPSSPPSSSSPSSSSSPPSYHPHHPLIFIIPIIPTIPIIFIIPTIPIIPIIPTIPITPSSHHPPHPIAPPPPAMRLRPLPPCGSAPSRHEAPPPPAMRPRPVPP from the exons atttcaccccaaaccccgccGGAATTCCCAG CCCAAACCCCGCTGGAATTCCCGGGTTTATCCCATTTCACCCCCAAACCCCGCCGGAATTCCCGGAGTTATCCCgtttcaccccaaaccccaccggAATTCCCAGGTTTATCTCATTTCTCCCCAAACCGCGCCGGAATTCCCGGGTTTATCCCATTTCTCCCCAAACCCCGCCGGAATTCCTGTGTTTATCCCATTTCTCCCCAAACCCCATTGGAATTCCCGGGTTTATCCCgtttcaccccaaaccccgccGGAATTCCTGTGTTTATCCCATTTCTCCCCCAACCCCGCTGGAATTCCCGGGTTTATCCCATTTCTCCCCAAACCCTGCCGGAATTCCCGGGTTTATCCCgtttcaccccaaaccctgccgGAATTCCCGGGTTTATCCCATTTCTCCCCAAACCCTGCCGGAATTCCCGGGTTTATCTCATTTCTCCCCAAACCCTGCCGGAATTCCCGGGGTTATCCCGTTTCACCCCCAACCCCGCCGGAATTCCCGAGTTTATCCCATTTCTCCCCAAACCCCGCCGGAATTCCCGGGTTTATCCCCTTTCCCCCAAACCGGGCTCG tcttcatcattcccatcatccccatcatcttcatcatcttcatcattcccatcatccccatcatcttcatcatccccatcatcttcatcatcccCATCATTCCCATCATCCCCACCATCTTCATCATCcccatcatcttcatcatcccCACCATCCTATCATCCCCATCATCCCCTCATCTTCATTATCCCCATCATCCCCACCATCcccatcatcttcatcatcccCACCATCCCCATCATCCCCATCATCCCCACCATTCCCATCACCCCATCATCCCACCATCCCCCTCATCCCATT GCTCCGCCCCCTCCCGCCATGCGGCTCCGCCCCCTCCCGCCATGCGGCTCCGCCCCCTCCCGCCATGAGGCTCCGCCCCCTCCCGCCATGAGGCCCCGCCCGGTCCCGCCATGA
- the CSRNP2 gene encoding cysteine/serine-rich nuclear protein 2, producing the protein MAAVPSAGIKRKPEDAGSGAGSAASSGTTSDDEIATSDSGDSCDSGGSSGSAGPPSILRRSRVRRGGKRVRFAQVTVYYFARRQGFTCVPSAGGSSLGMAPRHHRARRYSLSQFAHLRQVSHRQHLRQHLRREKLRARRRELTQNGTVPSAEAAGLTLADVSDDDLDVGQVEVGDYFYLQPLPTKRRRALLRASGVRRIDAEERQELRALRLSREQCGCLCRLTCEPRTCACSQAGIQCQVDRTSFPCGCSRDGCGNVAGRIEFNPLRVRTHFLHTLMKLELENRREEEEEEGAAALPGPTWPPPQPPETQDFQEYLAENERAVLHLQTAEELERLKAEEDSGSGSGGEGGGVCVLGEHLDDTWQVKPPPCPGLSSTILIPAQFPLESSVLCYPSGQPAQVGSQPYLADAPGLYCQVESRAGAKGGSGHVEHPAPASSPPGKELGVPPVPAAVSKGGAPENLPEHLEHPHLPI; encoded by the exons ATGGCCGCGGTCCCGAGCGCCGGGATCAAGCGCAAGCCGGAGGATGCGGGATCAGGAGCGGGATCGGCCGCGTCCAGCGGCACCACCTCGGACGACGAGATCGCCACGAGCGACAGCGGCGACAGCTGCGACAGCGGCGGCAGCTCGGGCAGCGCTGGGC ccccgTCCATCCTGCGGCGTTCCCGGGTGCGCCGGGGCGGGAAGCGCGTGCGCTTCGCCCAGGTCACCGTCTACTACTTCGCCCGGCGCCAGGGCTTCACCTGCGTGCCCAGCGCCGGCGGCAGCTCCCTGGGCATGGCCCCGCGGCACCACCGCGCCCGCAGGTACAGCCTCAGCCAGTTCGCTCACCTGCGCCAGGTGAGCCACCGGCAGCACCTGCGGCAGCACCTCCGCAGGGAGAAACTGCGCGCCAGGAGGAGGGAG ctgACCCAGAACGGGACGGTGCCGTCGGCCGAGGCCGCGGGGCTGACCTTGGCCGACGTGTCCGACGACGACCTGGACGTGGGGCAGGTGGAGGTGGGCGATTACTTCTACCTGCAGCCGCTGCCCACCAAGCGGCGCCGGGCGCTGCTGCGCGCCTCGGGCGTGCGCAGGATCGACGCCGAGGAGCGGCAGGAGCTGCGGGCGCTGCGCCTGTCCCGCGAGCAGTGCGGCTGCCTCTGCCGCCTCACCTGCGAGCCGCGCACCTGCGCCTGCAGCCAGGCCGGCATCCAGTGCCAG gtGGATCGCACGTCGTTCCCGTGCGGCTGCTCCCGGGACGGCTGCGGGAACGTGGCCGGGCGGATCGAGTTCAACCCCCTGCGCGTCCGCACCCACTTCCTGCACACCTTGATGAAGCTGGAGCTGGAGAAccggcgggaggaggaggaagaggagggagctgctgccctcCCTGGCCCCACCTGGccccccccacagccccccgaGACTCAGGACTTCCAGGAGTACCTGGCGGAGAACGAGCGGGCGGTGCTGCACCTGCAGACGGCTGAGGAGCTGGAGAGGCTGAAGGCTGAGGAAGACTCTGGAAGCGGCTCTGGGGGAGAGGGGGGCGGGGTCTGCGTCCTGGGGGAGCACCTGGATGACACGTGGCAGGTGAAGCCTCCCCCGTGCCCCGGGCTCAGCTCCACCATCCTCATCCCAGCCCAGTTCCCGCTGGAATCTTCTGTCCTGTGCTACCCCTCGGGGCAGCCGGCCCAGGTGGGCTCCCAGCCTTACCTGGCCGATGCACCTGGGCTCTACTGCCAGGTGGAGTCACGGGCAGGTGCCAAGGGTGGGAGTGGCCACGTGGAGCATCCAGCTCCAGCTTCCAGCCcccctgggaaggagctgggcgtcccacctgtccctgctgctgtgagCAAGGGAGGAGCACCCGAAAATCTCCcagagcacctggagcaccccCACCTGCCCATATGA